DNA sequence from the Pedobacter schmidteae genome:
TTCCGGTGAAGGGAAACACCCGTTTGGATGTGGTTTTGAGAGCTGCTCAGAATCTGATGACTGAGGTGGTAGTTACTGCCCTTGGAATCAGCAAGGAAAAACGGCAGGTAACTTATGCCATTCAAGAGGTAAAGGGCGAGTCACTTAAAGTGGCCCGGGAATCCAATGTGGCCGCAAATCTGGTGGGCAAAATAGCGGGTTTACAGATTCAGACCAAAAGTACCTTGTTCGAAAATCCAGAAATCAACTTACGGGGCGAAAGCACAACCATTGTAATTGATGGTGTTCCGGCCCCAGCGGGATTTGATATGTGGAGCCTGAATGCGGATGACATTGAAAATGTAACCGTGCTTAAAGGCACGGCATCCTCTGCACTATACGGATCGCTGGCACAAAATGGCGCCATCATGATTACCACTAAAAAAGGAAAAGGTGGAGCTTCGGGGATAGAGTTGTCGTACAATTCCAGCACCCAATTTCAGGCAGGTTTTCTAAGAATCCCTAAAACCCAGCATGATTACGGGATGGGCTTTAACGGACAATACGCCTTTGTAGATGGTAAAGGAGGTGGTCTAAATGACGACTATGGTTATGTATGGGGACCAAAGCTAAACCAGCCGGATGCGAGCACCGCAAGTGGTTTCGTAGAGATTACACAATATAACAGCCCCACCGACCCCAAAACAGGTAAATCGATTGCCTTACCCTGGATTCGCAGAAACAAAGATAACTTACAAGGATTTTTAAACAATGGTTTGCTGACTACACATAATTTGAGCTTTGCTGGAACTACCGACCGGGCGGATTACCGGATCTCGGTATCGCAGATGTACCAGAAGGGGCAGGTGCCAGGTACCAAACTGAACTCGTCGACCCTTAATCTGGCTGGAAGTCTTAAAATCAGTGATAAGCTGAAAGCGGAAGCTACCTTATCGTATAACAAACAATATTCGCCCAATTATCCAAACTCAGAGTATTCGCCAGACAACTCTTTGTACAATATTACGCTGTGGATGGGACCAGAAGTAGACATCATGGATTTGAAGAACTACTGGAAACCTGGTCGTAAAGGATTGGAGCAGTTTACTTATAACTATAGCTGGTATAACAATCCCTGGTTTCTGGCAGGCGAGAAGGTTCGTGCCTATACCAATGATGTGATTGTTGCACAAGCCAATATGAAATATGATTTCAATAAGGACCTGAAGTTTATGATCCGTGGTGGAATTACCAATAGCCAGTCTGGTAGTGATAACAAAATCCCATACAGTTACATCAACTATGGTACAGATGCGGCCCCCTTTGGCAATTACAATTTGAGTAAAAATAACACCATGCGTTTCATTACGGATGCCTTACTGACTTACAACAAGAGTTTTCTGAAGGATTTTAATGTTACTGCGAGCTTAGGGGCCAGCAGCAGGCTGGATCAGCAGAATGGCTTGTCGTCCGAAACTGTTGGAGGTCTGAGTGTACCCGAGTGGTATAATCTTGCAAATTCCAGAGGGCCGGTAAAATCCACCAACACAGTGAAGGAAAAGCAAGTTTATGGGGTCTATGGATATGTGGACCTGAGCTACAAAAACATGGTAACCTTGAGTTTAACGGGACGCAACGACTGGACTTCGGCATTGGAGGCACCTCACAATTCTTATTTTTATCCTTCGGCTTCCCTGAGTTTAATCGTATCGGAAATGGTTAAACTCCCGGAGGTAGTGTCTTTTGTAAAACTGCGAGGCGCATTGACAAATGCAACAACCGATGTTGAACCTTACAGCACCCTTACAAGTTATACGGTAGGAACACGCTGGGCAGGAAAACCTTCTTTATCCTTACCCGAAAAGCTACTTGCACCCGGACTTAAGCCAAATAAAACCATCGCCCAGGAGTATGGTACTGAAATCCGCTTTTTGAAAAATAGGATTGGCTTGGATTTTACTTATTTTAATTATGATCTGATCAATAATGTGGTTCCTATTCCTTTATCATTGGCCACGGGCTATTCTTCAACCCAAACCAATGGCGATAAATACCGACGTCGTGGTATAGAAGTGGTTTTGAGTGGCAATCCTATAAAAACAAAAGATTTTAGCTGGAACATTGTGGCCAACTATTCGAGGTTACGCAAAACGGTAGTGGAGTATTACGGGGGCCAGGAAATAAGAAATGGGATAAAAGTAGGAGAGCGGAGAGATACTTACAGAGGTTATGTATGGCAGCGCTCGCCCGATGGACAAATTGTTCATGAAGGTGGAATTCCGCAATACGTGAACCAGGTAGTGAATATGGGCTATACCGATCCGGACTGGGAATTTGGTGTGGGCAATAACTTCTCTTACCGGAACTTTGGATTGAGTTTTTCGTTTGACGGACGCATAGGCGGAAAGATGAGGAACGGATTGGAAGCCAAAATGTACGAGGGAGGGATGCATCCTGCCACGGCCAATAGTTACCGGGATGATGCTTATGCAGGCAAAAAAACATTTTTTGCCGGAGGTGTACAGCAGACAGGTGGAAATGTAACTTACGACGCGCAGGGAAAAATTACCAGCGATACGCGGACTTTTGCGCCAAATACCACGGGGGTTAACTATATAGACTGGGTATTTGCTACCTATACCAATAGCATAGACGAAGCCGTTTTGTATGACCGTACCTTTGTAAAACTGAGAGAAGTTACATTGAGCTACCAGATGCCGGCTTCAATGCTGAAGAAAACACCTTTTAAGGGCATGAGTTTATCGGTAGTAGGGCGGAACCTGATGCTTTGGTCGAAAGTGCCTTATATGGACCCGGAAAGTTACATCAATTTTGATCTGGCCGAGCCCACTACCCGTAATATTGGTTTTAACCTGAATTTAAAATTTTAAGCATTTGTATTAAAAGTACGAAATCATGAATATAAAGAAATTTGCAGGCTTACTTTCCTTCATCCTGTTGTTTACAGCATGTAAAAAGTTTGATTATTACCTTAATAATCCCAATCAGCCTACCAATGCCACCCCCGCGTTGTTGTTAACGGGTGTTTGTAATACGGTATTTAACATTAATCCCATCAGCTCTGCTTACGCTGTAAGGCATCTTACCTATTACGAACGGCCACACGAGTCTATCAACTACAATTGGAACCGCGCAAGCTTTGACAACTTTGGTACGCTGAGGCAGGTAAAAAAGATGGAGGAACTGGGACAGGGAAATGCCAGTTACCAGGGATTGGGTAAGTTTTTTCGTGCGGTACTTTATACCCAACTTACAGAAACGTTCGGGGAGATCCCTTACGGAGAAGCCATGATGATAGATCAGGGTAAAGACAAACCCAAATATGATAGCCAGGAAGATGTGTATGTTGGGATTTTGCAGGATCTGGAGCAGGCGAACGATTTGTTGCAGGTGGGGGGTGGTGATGTTGTCAAGATTGATGGGGACATCATCTATCAGGGCAATATTGTGCAATGGAAACAGCTGGTTAATGCCTTTCGTTTACGAGTGCTGATTCATTTGTCGAAACGTGAAGGAAACTCGAAGATCAAAATTAAAGAACAGTTTAATGCGATATTGAGCAACCCGGCCAAATATCCTTTAATGAGCGGTATTGCCGACAACGGACAGATTGTGTACAACAACTCGGATGTAAGCAATTATTACCCCACTTCGGGCTCGCTTAGTGTGACTACACTGGTGTCGCTTGAGCAGTCTTTTGTCGATTTGCTGAAGGCACGTAAAGATCCCAGGTTGTTTTCTTTCGCTGAACCTGTTGCCGGTCAGGTTGCCGGAATTTTTGAAAGCTATAATGGCGTTGATGCCGGCTTGTCGCCTGCCGATCAGCAAAGTACAGCATCAAAGTCTTCTTTGATTGCAAGACGCTATGTGGATCTTAAAGCACCGGTAAATGAGCCGATGATTTTACTGGGCTATGCCGAGCAGGAGTTCTTAATTGCCGAAGGGATAGTAAGGGGCTGGAGTTCGGGCAATGCCGAAACACATTACAATAATGGTATTATGGCATCGATGGCTTTTTATAAAATTACCGGAACCAAGGCTACTGATTACCTGAGCGGCGCATTGGTAAAATATGATGCGGCCAAAGGGCTGGAAATGATTTTAATGCAGAAATATCTATCTTTCTTTATGAATTCGGGTTGGGAACCTTTTTACGAGCAACGCCGTACGGGCATTCCTGTTTTCAGGGTTGGGCCGGGTACTTTAAATGGAGGGAAAGTACCAAAGCGCTGGTTGTACCCTTTGGCCGAATTCCAATACAATAAGGAAAATGTAGAAGCTGCAGTTGCGCGCCAGTACCCTGAAGGAGATAATACCAATGCAGTGATGTGGCTAATCAAATAACATGTTTATGAAAAAACTACTACTTGTTCATGCACTGATATTTTATCTGTCTGTCGCTTATGGGCAAAGTCAGGTGATGTTTCAGGAGCATTTTGAACAGCTTGCTGCTGATCGCAGTTTGCCAGGGGTTAAAGGCAAAGCCTTAAATCTGACAGCGACAGCGGCAAAAAGAAAACCCTTAAGGATGGAGCTGTCGGCAGCTCCATCCTCCGGGTCTTTTACTGCAACCATTTGGGTTAAAGCCGCGCCTGTAGATGATGAATCTTATGTTGTTTTATCCAACAGGCGAGGTTCGGTGGATAGCAGCGAAACCGTTTGGGAACTGGGTAAACAGGCTGGTGGGGCCTGGTACTGGACTGCGGTTTGCGGCAAAACCAGGTACGAATATCGGCCTACTTTGCAGCGTCAGCCTCTTAATGATGGAAAATGGCACCAGTTATCTTTTAGCTTTAACGAAGAGAAAAAAGAAGTACGGCTGTATTATGATGGAAAAAATGTGGCCATCTATTACACGCCGCAGCTGAAAGATTTGCTGACAAAACACTCGCAGTTGACGATAGGTGGGCAGGAGAAAGGTGATTTGGGCGAATGGGATACCTTTAATGGGATGCTGGATGAGATTGAGGTATACAGTGGTACTGCTTCAAAAAAAGAGATTTCTATTCCATTTGCCGGACAGCTTAAGGTGATGAACTACAATATATGGCATGGGGGGAATGAAACAGGTAAGTATGTTGGGCCTATGCGTATTGCGGAAATTATCAAGCAGTCGGGGGCCGACATTGTTTCCATGCAGGAAACTTATGGTTCGGGTGCCCGCATCGCCGATGCATTGGGTTATTATTTTTACCTCCGCAGTACTAATCTTTCTATTATGAGCCGTTATCCAATTGCCGAGACTATTGTGGGGGAGGAACCTTTTTACAATGGCGCTGCACATATTAACTTAGGGTCGGGAAAGCAGGTATTGTTTGTGACCAACTGGCTCAATTATCCTTTTGATTACTGGGACGACCTGGAGAAAAATGTGGCAATAGATAGTGCTTTGTGGGTAGCTGGTATGGAAAAGGCAAATGCGGGGAAGCTGAAGCAAATTCTTGAAGCAATAAAATCGGATGTAAGGGATGAGGTGCCTGTGATTTTTTGTGGTGACTTCAATACGGGTTCTCATCAGGACTGGACAGCAGCAACCCGGCATTTAAATAACGGACATATTATGCCTTTTCCCAGTGGAATCCTGATGGAGAAAGCAGGATTTAAAGATGCTTTCAGGGTGTTGTACCCGGATCCTTTAAAATATAGGGGAATCACCTGGAGTCCTCAGTTTCCTAAGGCTTTTAAAGACCGGATTGATTACATCTATTACAAGGGGGGTGGTTTGTTGCCAATTGCGTCGAAGGTGATTGATACACATCGCACAGCGTACCCTTCGGATCATGGAGCGGTAATAACGACCTTTAAATTTCGACCTTAGTGTTAGGAAAACGAATTTATGGGGCATTTGGATCTAAGGGGTTGAACTATTGTGGTTCAGCCCTTTTGTTTTAAGTGCGCTATCTAAAAAGTGAGATGATGTTTAGTAATTGTTTTTTTGCGGGACTGTGAATTAAAATATTTCAAAACAATACGAAACCATAGGAAAAAAAACGAAATATTTTTATAGGTTCTATGCATAAATAATTACATTTACGTTTAGCCATTTATAAGCAGCTGACCTCTTCTTTTTGTATGAAGTATTAATTTAATATTCGCTTAATAAGCCGATAAAAAGATTAGGGTAGTTTTACGCGGGAAATTAATTATGCATAAGAGCGTTTCATTAAATACTGATGACCATCTTGTAACCTTGCTTAGACAAGGTGATGGAGATGCGTTTAAAGTAATTTACGATACTTATGCGACCGGGCTTTACCATGCTGCCTATAACATCATTAGAAATAAGGAAGAGTGTGAGGACATGGTACAAGAGCTCTTTGCAGACCTCTGGCTAAAAAGGGAAAAAATCAATATTACCTCTTCATTAAAAGGATATCTGTTCGTAATGGTTAAAAACAAAGTCCTGATGAGGATCAGGAGCAAGAAAATAATCCTAAATGAAGATGCACTTCAAATTTTAGCTGCAAACGAGATTACTGACGCAGTGGTGCTGGAGAAAGACCTGAGAATGCAGCTAAACAGACAGATAGGTCAGCTTCCGGAAAAGTGCGCAGAAATTTTTAAGCTGAGCAGAAATGAGCAGCTTTCTAATAAAGAGATTG
Encoded proteins:
- a CDS encoding SusD/RagB family nutrient-binding outer membrane lipoprotein; the protein is MNIKKFAGLLSFILLFTACKKFDYYLNNPNQPTNATPALLLTGVCNTVFNINPISSAYAVRHLTYYERPHESINYNWNRASFDNFGTLRQVKKMEELGQGNASYQGLGKFFRAVLYTQLTETFGEIPYGEAMMIDQGKDKPKYDSQEDVYVGILQDLEQANDLLQVGGGDVVKIDGDIIYQGNIVQWKQLVNAFRLRVLIHLSKREGNSKIKIKEQFNAILSNPAKYPLMSGIADNGQIVYNNSDVSNYYPTSGSLSVTTLVSLEQSFVDLLKARKDPRLFSFAEPVAGQVAGIFESYNGVDAGLSPADQQSTASKSSLIARRYVDLKAPVNEPMILLGYAEQEFLIAEGIVRGWSSGNAETHYNNGIMASMAFYKITGTKATDYLSGALVKYDAAKGLEMILMQKYLSFFMNSGWEPFYEQRRTGIPVFRVGPGTLNGGKVPKRWLYPLAEFQYNKENVEAAVARQYPEGDNTNAVMWLIK
- a CDS encoding endonuclease/exonuclease/phosphatase family protein; this encodes MKKLLLVHALIFYLSVAYGQSQVMFQEHFEQLAADRSLPGVKGKALNLTATAAKRKPLRMELSAAPSSGSFTATIWVKAAPVDDESYVVLSNRRGSVDSSETVWELGKQAGGAWYWTAVCGKTRYEYRPTLQRQPLNDGKWHQLSFSFNEEKKEVRLYYDGKNVAIYYTPQLKDLLTKHSQLTIGGQEKGDLGEWDTFNGMLDEIEVYSGTASKKEISIPFAGQLKVMNYNIWHGGNETGKYVGPMRIAEIIKQSGADIVSMQETYGSGARIADALGYYFYLRSTNLSIMSRYPIAETIVGEEPFYNGAAHINLGSGKQVLFVTNWLNYPFDYWDDLEKNVAIDSALWVAGMEKANAGKLKQILEAIKSDVRDEVPVIFCGDFNTGSHQDWTAATRHLNNGHIMPFPSGILMEKAGFKDAFRVLYPDPLKYRGITWSPQFPKAFKDRIDYIYYKGGGLLPIASKVIDTHRTAYPSDHGAVITTFKFRP
- a CDS encoding SusC/RagA family TonB-linked outer membrane protein, with product MNYFRQGKKPYGSTIYYPIVNKIIITMKLTLFLVLFFTAGLLAASKGQEINLSVKDYPLEKVLSEIGRQTKFKFLYNNLLLRESGPVSIQVRNASLDEVLQELLVSRRLSYKKIARTITISRSTAKDQVLNAQEDIIVSGTVSDSIGVLSGVSVVVKDRPRSGTMTDANGKFTLKAPADGTLIFRYVGFIEQSIPVKGNTRLDVVLRAAQNLMTEVVVTALGISKEKRQVTYAIQEVKGESLKVARESNVAANLVGKIAGLQIQTKSTLFENPEINLRGESTTIVIDGVPAPAGFDMWSLNADDIENVTVLKGTASSALYGSLAQNGAIMITTKKGKGGASGIELSYNSSTQFQAGFLRIPKTQHDYGMGFNGQYAFVDGKGGGLNDDYGYVWGPKLNQPDASTASGFVEITQYNSPTDPKTGKSIALPWIRRNKDNLQGFLNNGLLTTHNLSFAGTTDRADYRISVSQMYQKGQVPGTKLNSSTLNLAGSLKISDKLKAEATLSYNKQYSPNYPNSEYSPDNSLYNITLWMGPEVDIMDLKNYWKPGRKGLEQFTYNYSWYNNPWFLAGEKVRAYTNDVIVAQANMKYDFNKDLKFMIRGGITNSQSGSDNKIPYSYINYGTDAAPFGNYNLSKNNTMRFITDALLTYNKSFLKDFNVTASLGASSRLDQQNGLSSETVGGLSVPEWYNLANSRGPVKSTNTVKEKQVYGVYGYVDLSYKNMVTLSLTGRNDWTSALEAPHNSYFYPSASLSLIVSEMVKLPEVVSFVKLRGALTNATTDVEPYSTLTSYTVGTRWAGKPSLSLPEKLLAPGLKPNKTIAQEYGTEIRFLKNRIGLDFTYFNYDLINNVVPIPLSLATGYSSTQTNGDKYRRRGIEVVLSGNPIKTKDFSWNIVANYSRLRKTVVEYYGGQEIRNGIKVGERRDTYRGYVWQRSPDGQIVHEGGIPQYVNQVVNMGYTDPDWEFGVGNNFSYRNFGLSFSFDGRIGGKMRNGLEAKMYEGGMHPATANSYRDDAYAGKKTFFAGGVQQTGGNVTYDAQGKITSDTRTFAPNTTGVNYIDWVFATYTNSIDEAVLYDRTFVKLREVTLSYQMPASMLKKTPFKGMSLSVVGRNLMLWSKVPYMDPESYINFDLAEPTTRNIGFNLNLKF
- a CDS encoding RNA polymerase sigma-70 factor, with translation MHKSVSLNTDDHLVTLLRQGDGDAFKVIYDTYATGLYHAAYNIIRNKEECEDMVQELFADLWLKREKINITSSLKGYLFVMVKNKVLMRIRSKKIILNEDALQILAANEITDAVVLEKDLRMQLNRQIGQLPEKCAEIFKLSRNEQLSNKEIANQLDVSVKTVENQISIALKRLRGTLGDFLLLIIVFYFF